GGCGCGCGGGGTATCAGGACCTGATGAACTTCAGGATATCGGCGTTGACCACATCGGCATTCACCGTCAGCATGCCATGCGAGAAGCCGGGATAGATGATCAACTGGCTGTTTGACAAAAGCTTGTCCTGCATGATCGCCGCCGCCTTGTAGGGCACCACCTGGTCGTCGTCGCCCTGCATCACCAGCGTGGGCACGGTGATCGCCTTCAGATCCTCGGTCTGGTCGGTTTCCGAGAAGGCCTTGATGCCCTCGTAATGCGCCTTGGCGCTGCCCATCATGCCCTGGCGCCACCAGTTATCGATCACGCCCTGCGAGACCTCCGCACCGTCGCGGTTATAGCCGTAGAACGGCCCCGACGGCACGTCGAGGAAGAATTGCGCGCGGTTGGCGGCAAGCTGGGCGCGGAAACCGTCGAAGACCTCGATGGGTGTGCCTTCGGGATTGTCGGGCGTCCTGACCATCAGCGGCGGCACCGCGCTGACCAGCACCGCCTTGGCCACGCGGCCCTGCGGCTGGCTATATTGCGCGACATAGCGCGCGACCTGGCCGCCGCCGGTGGAATGGCCGATATGGATGGCGTTCCTCAGGTCCAGATGCTCGGCCACGGCCGAGGCGTCGGCGGCGTAATGGTCCATGTCATGGCCCTCGCCGACCTGGGCCGAGCGACCGTGCCCGCGCCGGTCATGCGCGACGACGCGATAGCCCTGGGCCAGGAAGAACAGCATCTGGTTGTCCCA
This portion of the Paracoccus sp. N5 genome encodes:
- a CDS encoding alpha/beta hydrolase; amino-acid sequence: MLFFLAQGYRVVAHDRRGHGRSAQVGEGHDMDHYAADASAVAEHLDLRNAIHIGHSTGGGQVARYVAQYSQPQGRVAKAVLVSAVPPLMVRTPDNPEGTPIEVFDGFRAQLAANRAQFFLDVPSGPFYGYNRDGAEVSQGVIDNWWRQGMMGSAKAHYEGIKAFSETDQTEDLKAITVPTLVMQGDDDQVVPYKAAAIMQDKLLSNSQLIIYPGFSHGMLTVNADVVNADILKFIRS